In Beijerinckia indica subsp. indica ATCC 9039, the genomic window GGTGGGTGAGGAGGATCGGGGCGAGCAAAAAATGGAGGAGGTGATGATGCACACGCCTCGTTCTGGCGACGTCGTCACCGGAAAGCAGGCTCAAGAGCAGCAATTCACAACTCTGAATGATTACGCCCAGAAGATCCCAGGTTTCAGGCCCAATATCACGACGCCGCATTTTTCGAGAATGGCGATTCGTGGTCTAGGTTCGGCAATGGCTGGCGCGACCTCGGCGGGTTATCAGTCGGAAACAGGCTTCGTTGTCGATAATGTTCCATGGATTCAACCTGAATATCAGGCCGGCGATTGGACCAATATCGAATCTTTCGAAATCTCTTACGGCCCGAGCGGCACGAGCGGCGGCAAGAACACCGATGTCGGCACGATCTATATAACAACACCTTTGCCGTCCTTCGCGCGAAAAACACAGCTCGAGACGTCGATCGGCAGTTATGGCCATGTCATCCAGAAGGTGGATGCGACTGGCCCGGTCATCGATGAAGCCTTGGCTTATCGCGTCAGCGGTTATTACGAACGTGCGAGAGGCTGGATCCGAGATGCCGGAAACGGTCAGGACTACGGCGACATCAACCGCCAGGGTATTCGTATTCAGCTTCTCGGCGTTGGCGAAAATTTCACGGATCGATTTATTTTTAGCTTCAATAATATCGCGGAATATACCGGCTACGGCCAAGGCGCGGGCGGTGGCAGCGCAACCGCGCCCATTGGCGATTCATTTCTCGTCTATGCCAATGGCACGCGACCAGCGTCCACCTATTTCCAAACGTTTGCGAATCGACTTGGCAAGCCGATCCAGACGACTAATCCCTATCAACCGTACCTCGGCCATCCCGGCCTGGATTACGCCAGGGTCGGCACCATATCGAACGAGCTAAACTATCAGTTGGGACAACATACTCTAACGTCCATTACCGCATTCGGCTATTTCAACGCGCCAATGTATGATTGCACGGATAACCAAAGTGCCTGGATCGGCGCCGGCACCTGCAATATGGACAATTATGGCATGCAGGTGTCGCAGGAAGTGAGGCTCTCATCCCCTAAGGGAGAACAATTCGAATGGTTGGCGGGTCTTTATACGCTTTATGAAAGCAACTGGGCAAGAATGCATCATACGGAATTGGGCCCCTATGCAGCCCAATGGCTCAATAATCCTGCCGCCATGCAGGGTCTTATCAATTGGTTCAATACCGGAGTGCGGGATACCCAGGTCGCGGGCTATGCCTCGGGGACTCTCCATTTCACCGACAAATTCTCGATTACGGCAGGCGTACGCAACAGTTATGATATGCGATATCAGACAACAACCTGGGTTCCGCAACTCGTGTCTGGTAGCCCTTATAGCTATGCGCAGCAAATCTCTGCTCTCATCGCTGGGGGCGGCGGCGGAAATGTGACAACTGGCGGACATACGAATAATCACAACGGTGTTACAGCGCTCCTCAATCCGTCCCTCCAGGTGAACGATAACATTCTTCTCTACGGCTTAGTCGGCCGCGGCGACAAGGCCCCCACAGCGAACGGTACGGCGGGCCCGGTCACGCCCGGCAATCTCGCTAATGGCTTCACACCGTTCTTCAACAAATCGACGCGGTCGCTCGATTATGAAATCGGGCTCAAAACCAATTGGTTCGATGACCAATTCGTTTCCAATGTCAATTTCTATTGGAATGATTTGTGGAATTTCCAAACGCCGCAAAGCTTGCTCTACACGACAAGCGCCGGCATTCTTGCTTCTACGAGTTATATGGGCAATGCGCCGCACGTCCGCCTACGCGGCGTTGAATTCATCGAAAGATGGGCTCCGAATTTCATTCCGGGGCTACAGGTTCATGCGACCGGCGCCTATACAGAAGCACGATACATCTCGTATGATCAAGCGCCGGCGCCAGCAGACTATACCTATCCAGGCGGGCCTTCTACCGTCAGCCTGTCAAATACGCGTATGACGGGTGTGCCCTGGTGGTCGTTCAATGTCGGTGTCGATTATGCTCATCCGGTTGGTCAGGTCTTTCGTGAACTCGGTGAAGCTCTTCACGATACCAGCGCTTGGACAACGACCTCCTATACCGCCTTCGGCTACGGAAATGTCGCCTGGTTCAACAAGAGCCAGCTCACAAATCCGAGATCTGTTTATCAATATTGGCAGCCTGCCTATTCACTCGTCAATCTCGGGGCCGGCTTACGTACGGACGACCGTAACTACGCTGTCACTTTCTGGGTCAAAAACCTTTTCGATGCGCGGCCATTCAGCGCGTTTACAGTTGGTAACGCAACCGCTCCCGCAGCCGTCAGCCTTACGATGCAGGGGCCGCGCTACTTCGGCGTAACGTTCTCGGCGGCACTCTAATATCCACCCTCATTGAAGCGCAACTCGTCGCGGTTCAATGAGGACAAGTGGATACGGTTAAAAAGTGACGGTTCGAGAATCTGTGATTCTCGATACGAGGGAACCTGTCCGATTCCCTCTTAGCGTAGATTGCTATGCTCGTATGCAAGGTCACACGGGCATACCCATAAA contains:
- a CDS encoding TonB-dependent receptor, with amino-acid sequence MHQHGASQAQNEGSPQDTAQGAAQDGTVQDVVVVGEEDRGEQKMEEVMMHTPRSGDVVTGKQAQEQQFTTLNDYAQKIPGFRPNITTPHFSRMAIRGLGSAMAGATSAGYQSETGFVVDNVPWIQPEYQAGDWTNIESFEISYGPSGTSGGKNTDVGTIYITTPLPSFARKTQLETSIGSYGHVIQKVDATGPVIDEALAYRVSGYYERARGWIRDAGNGQDYGDINRQGIRIQLLGVGENFTDRFIFSFNNIAEYTGYGQGAGGGSATAPIGDSFLVYANGTRPASTYFQTFANRLGKPIQTTNPYQPYLGHPGLDYARVGTISNELNYQLGQHTLTSITAFGYFNAPMYDCTDNQSAWIGAGTCNMDNYGMQVSQEVRLSSPKGEQFEWLAGLYTLYESNWARMHHTELGPYAAQWLNNPAAMQGLINWFNTGVRDTQVAGYASGTLHFTDKFSITAGVRNSYDMRYQTTTWVPQLVSGSPYSYAQQISALIAGGGGGNVTTGGHTNNHNGVTALLNPSLQVNDNILLYGLVGRGDKAPTANGTAGPVTPGNLANGFTPFFNKSTRSLDYEIGLKTNWFDDQFVSNVNFYWNDLWNFQTPQSLLYTTSAGILASTSYMGNAPHVRLRGVEFIERWAPNFIPGLQVHATGAYTEARYISYDQAPAPADYTYPGGPSTVSLSNTRMTGVPWWSFNVGVDYAHPVGQVFRELGEALHDTSAWTTTSYTAFGYGNVAWFNKSQLTNPRSVYQYWQPAYSLVNLGAGLRTDDRNYAVTFWVKNLFDARPFSAFTVGNATAPAAVSLTMQGPRYFGVTFSAAL